Below is a window of Yersinia kristensenii DNA.
GAGTTTTCGTATCCGTCAATTAGAAAATCAATTAGGTGCAAATTTATTCACTCGCCATCGCAATAATATTCGTCTAACACCTGCGGGTGAGCGGCTGGTTCCTTACGCCGAAACATTGATGAGCACCTGGCAATTGGCCAAAAAAGAGGTTGTACATTCGCTGCAACACACCGAGTTGTCTATTGGTGCAACCGCATCACTTTGGGAAGCCTACCTCACCCCTTGGTTGCAACAGTTATATAAACAACGAGAAGCATTACGCCTTGAGGCCCGTATTGCACTACGGCAATCACTGGTGAAACAGTTGCACGAACGGCAACTAGATTTATTGATAACGACCGAACCCCCTAAAATGGATGAACTGGCAAGCCAACTTCTAGGGCATTTTTCATTGCGTTTATTCTCCTCAGCTCCTCTCCCTCTATCAGAAATAACTGACGATGAAACTGAGCATAAAAATGCAAATGAAGCGCCCTATATCAAACTGGAATGGGGGGCAGATTTCCATCAGCAAGAGAATCGTTTACTCAACAACGAACAGATGCCCGTGCTGACCACGACATCAGCTCATTTAACTCGACAACTGTTGGATACTACCGGTGGCTGTGCCTTTTTGCCCGAACATTGGCAAAAAGAATACCCAGATCTGACCATTAATACTGATATACCGCCTATCGTGCGGCCACTATATGCCGTTTGGTTGCAAAATAGTGACCAACAAACATTAATTCGACAACTATTAAAAACACCTATGAATAACGCTGCGCAAAGCGATATACAGGATTAAGTGATGGTGACTGAGGCTTACCTCGTGGTTCACGATAAAAAGCACTCACCGCCCTCTGGATAGCAATAAAGCTAAATAGCAGAATTCTGATGACAGTTTTAGTCCACCATGAACTGAGAGTGTCATCAAAAGCGATATAATGCAGTATTAAGTGTGTAGTGTAATGGGCTATTCAGACACAATAAAACCCATGCTACGGACAATAAATAGGGTTGCCGCAACCGATATATTGGGTAGTAAAGTGGGCTTTTGATAGACACTACCAATCCGAATTTCTTGAATCAATAACCAAATATCTTTTCCCTGCTAGCTAAAATATTAATTAGCTTTAGCTCATCTGGTGAAAGTAATCATGGGCAGAGACAACAATTTTCTGTACATAAATTCAGCCAAGTAAGCATGAATTGGGAATGTTATCTTTCTAAGAGTTGATGGCTATTTTAATAAGAAGACAACTAATAAGAGTTATTAATGGGGGT
It encodes the following:
- the hdfR gene encoding HTH-type transcriptional regulator HdfR, which encodes MDTELLKTFLEVSRTRHFGRAAESLYLTQSAVSFRIRQLENQLGANLFTRHRNNIRLTPAGERLVPYAETLMSTWQLAKKEVVHSLQHTELSIGATASLWEAYLTPWLQQLYKQREALRLEARIALRQSLVKQLHERQLDLLITTEPPKMDELASQLLGHFSLRLFSSAPLPLSEITDDETEHKNANEAPYIKLEWGADFHQQENRLLNNEQMPVLTTTSAHLTRQLLDTTGGCAFLPEHWQKEYPDLTINTDIPPIVRPLYAVWLQNSDQQTLIRQLLKTPMNNAAQSDIQD